The Faecalibaculum rodentium genome segment ATGCTGCAGAACTGCAGTATTATCTGGAATCCACAGCAAAAATCTATGGTCTGATCGCACAGGCTGCGGGGTGAAGGAACCCCCTGGCTGAACCGGAGACAGGTTGCCGTCATGAAAAACAGGCCGGATTTCCCTGATCAGGGAATCCGGCCTGTCTGTTTTTTGCGTTTGTGGTCATTTGATGTCAAATTCCTCAAAGAGAGCTGTGATTCTCTTTCTGTCATCGGCAGAGTCCAGGAACTCCTGAAGTCTTCCAGCGTGTGTCATGGCTTTTATGAGTCTGCCGGTCCGGTCAAGGGAATCTCTCTGGCCCGCAGTCTCCCGGCCTTCATTCCTTTTTCATAAACACTTTCGCCCAGGTTGCACATCGTCAGGACCTCCTCTTCCACATCCGCAGTGACCGGTACCTGATACTGCTCCAGTATCTCCGGCAGCTCTTCCATTTTCATTGTTGTTGCAAACCAATTCACGCAGTAAATTCCAGACCGGATGTTCCTCAGCAGCCGGACCGGATCTCTGCCTGCAGCCATAACAGAGCCCCGGGGTGTCATATTTATCTTGAAAATATCTGAAATTCGGGTATAAGCTACTGAAAATATAGAATATTTTTCAGAAAATATAGCTGAACTCACGTCATTATGGGAGATTGTGTGATATTCTGTTCCCTGTGAAAGGAAGTACTCACTCATGAATGGAATCACTTTGATGATCATCGCAATCGTGGTCCTTGGCGCAGGTTACCTGGTATACGGCAGATGGCTCGCCAGAACCTGGGGCATTGACGAAACCGCCCCAACCCCTGCCTATACACAGGAAGACGGCGTGGACTACGTTCCTGCCGACACCAATGTGGTGTTCGGACACCAGTTTGCCTCCATCGCCGGGGCCGGTCCCATCAACGGACCGATTCAGGCAGCAATATTCGGCTGGGTGCCTGTCCTGCTGTGGATCCTGATCGGAGGTGTATTCTTCGGTGCGGTCCAGGACTTTGCCTCCATGTACGCCTCTGTGAAATCGAAGGGAAAAGGCATCGGTTCCATCATCGAGATGTACATCGGCAAAACCGGAAAAAAACTGTTCCTGCTCTTCTGCTGGCTTTTCTGCATCCTCGTGGTTGCAGCCTTTGCGGATGTGGTGGCGGGGACCTTCAACGGCTATGCCCCGGATGGCGCCACCATTGAAGCCAACGGCGCCGTGGCCACCACCTCCATGATTTTCATCGGCGAAGCCGTGTTTCTGGGGATGATCCTCCGGTATGGCCGGCTGAACAAATGGGTGAACACCGCCATTGCGATCCTCATGCTGGTGGCGGCTGTGGCCCTGGGTATGAAGTTCCCGATGTATCTGACGCAGACCACCTGGCATTACATTGTCTTTGCCTATGTGTTCATTGCCTGTGTCGTGCCGGTCTGGGCACTGCTTCAGCCCCGGGATTACCTGAATTCCTACCTGCTGATATTCATGATCGCCGCGGCAGTCATTGGCGTGTTCGTCTCCAACCCGGATGTGAACCTCGCTGCCTTCACCGGTTTCAGTGTGGACGGCCAGATGCTGTTTCCGATTCTCTTTGTGACGATCGCCTGCGGCGCCGTGTCGGGGTTCCACTCCCTGGTTTCTTCCGGCACAGCCTCAAAGCAGATCAAAAACGAGAAGGACATGCTGCCGGTTTCCTATGGTGCCATGATCATGGAATCCATGCTGGCAGTCATTGCCCTGATCTGCGTAGCGTCCTTCGCCGGCGGGGAAGCTGCAAATGCCGGTCTGGTGACCCAGCCGCAGATCTTCGCGGGAGCCATTGCGAATTTCCTCGAAGCCGTGGGACTGCCCTGGAACCTGACCTTCACGCTGATCAACCTGGCGGTCTCCGCCTTTGCCCTGACATCCCTGGATTCTGTGGCCCGCATTGGCCGGCTGTCTTTCCAGGAGCTGTTTCTGGATGCGGAAGATGACGGCAGGGAACTGACACCCACCAGGAAACTGCTCACCAACACGTATTTCTCCACGGCGCTGACGCTTGTCCTCTCCCTGGTGCTGGCAAGAATCGGCTATGCCGAGATCTGGCCGCTGTTCGGCAGCGCCAACCAGCTGCTGTCGGTACTGGCACTGGTGGCCTGTGCGGTGTATCTCAGGAAAACCAGCCGCAAGTCCCGGATGCTGTACATCCCCATGGTCTTTATGATGGCTGTGACCTTCACGGCGCTCTCCATGACGATTTACACACTCGGAACGCAGTTCATGACCACGGGCCTGTCCCTGGGCATGAGTCTCCAGCTCGTGTTTGCGGTGCTGCTGCTGGCTTTGGGACTGGTGGTGGCGGTCCAGGGAATCAGGGCTCTTCGCGGGAAGCCTGTGGAAGTGCCTGTCTTCGAGGAACAGGAACTGGAGGCCGAGGAAGCCTGATCTCCTGCTGCCAGAGTGTATCTGAATCTGGATATGGACGAAAAAAGGACCCTGTGCGGGTCCTTTTCTGGTGCGGCGGACGACAGCAGACTGTAAACATCAGGGAAGAGTGAAGAGATAAGCTTCAGTCACGTTGCTGCCCTTCGAGCCCGAATGACAGGAGGACATCGATTTCCGGTTTCCAGAGAAGTGTCTCCGGCCGCTTTTCCGGCTGGCAGAACATGATCATGTAAAAAGGCAGATACAGGATGGGTCCTTCCTGTTCCGCATTTCCCTTGCAGAAGACGAAAGCCCGGGCAAACTCCCACTGATCTGAGTCAATGGCTTTGGAGAGGGAAGGATGCTTTTTCCAGTCACTTCCGGATTTGTTTTCCAACAAGTCGACCTGTCTGCCGTTCTGGAGGACAAAATCCAGATCCCCGAATTTTTTCTGATCGTAGTAACAAAGAACCATGTCTTTGGCAGCAATGGACTGCGCAAAGACATTTTCCAGGAGACTGCCTGCATTGACGCCGACTTCTCCCTGCAGCAGAGGGACTTGAAGGTTTCCCGGGCTGGCTTCACAGAGCGATCCTGTATCACACAGAAACAGCTTGAAGAAGCTGCGCTTCCCGTTCAGGGTGAGCGGAGTGACAGGGGCCGACACATTGAAGCGGGGAAGAGCCACTCCGGCTTCCCGAAGCCACAGAAAGCTGTTTTCATACCGCTGCATCCGGGCCCCCTCTTTCAATCTGGACAGGACAAACCGGCTGATCTTGCTGTCGAGCTGTGCTGGTATGCTGTCAAAAATTGCCCAGATTTTGTTTTTTCCGTACTTTTGGCGTATCTGGCAATATCTGATCTGTAAAGGCGCAGAATGTTTTCCTGCATTGGACTGCACGCAGCCAGATCCGGGAACCGGACATAGTCCTGAACGACCGCCGGCATTCCGCCGACAATCATAGCCGACAATCATACAGGTATAAAACAGCTGCAGCATTTGCTGATGAACAGGTTCCGGCACGGACTGATGGTGTGTGAAGCAGTTTCGGAGATGGTCCAGGGTCTCCGCAGGAACAGTCACCCGCTTCCGGCATTCCCGGAACTGCAGGACCCGGCCGAAAGACTGTCCTTTGCTGCCCTCTTTTCTTATGCCGGTCTGCTGCCATCCGTTCCACTGTTCACTCTTCTGGCTGCACCTCCCGAAATCATCCTGCATGAGATTGCAGAAGGTTTTTGAGAAAATGGGACTGCCCGTTCCCGACAGGTGACTCCTTTCGGAATCAGGCACATAAACGACACAAAGCCGGTCTGTCCGGCTTAAAGGAGGTCCCATGCATATACACATCAGAAAACTGCTTGCCATCCTGGCAGTCTTTGCCATGACCCTTGGCTTTGCCGCCTGCTCCGCCAGTCCGGATGGCGGGGAAAGCACCAAAATGAAAACCGTGCAGACGGACAAAGGGGAAGTGGAAATCCCCGAACACCCGACGCGAATCATCAGCGACTACTACCTGGGCGAGTTCCTGGCCGTGGACGTGAAGCCTGTGATTGCTTCCCCCTATGCCCTGAACAATCCCTACCTGAAGGACTATGTCGAGGGCATCGAACCCATGAACATCACCTCCTCTGAATCCACGCTGGAGCAGTTTGCCGAAGCGAAACCGGACCTGATCGTCACCATCACCGAGGCGGACTATGAGAAGTATTCCAAAATCGCGCCGACAGTCTACATCCAGGACGGAAAACGCCCGGATAAAGAGACATTCCGCTACATCGCCTCCCTGGTGGGGAAGGAACAGGCAGCGGATGACTACATCGCAAAGTTCAACGACAAGATCGAGTCCCGCAAACAGGAGATCCAGGACATTGTCGGCAATCAGACGGTCTCGATCCTCGAAGTCTGGCCGCAGGAGATCTACACCATGGGGTCTCACTTTGCCAGAGGCGGATCCATTCTTTATGACATGTGGGGGCTGAAGGCACCGGAAGCCATTCAGAAGGACATGGTGGACGGAGATGAGCAGTACAAAGTCATTTCCCTGGAAGCCATGCCGGAATATGCCGGGGACTTCATTCTGTACGGCGTGCTGGACGGCACGGATCCGGCGTTTGTGACCAGCAGCAATCTCTGGAATGCCCTGCCGGCGGTGAAGAACGGAAAGACACTGCCGTATGAACAGGTATCCTGGATGCACCGGGATCCCATCACGCTGAACGCCCAGGCAGATGCATTCATTGCATTCTTCGAACAGTTCAAGGGGAAGTAAGTCATGAAACAAAGGAATTGGCGCCTGTACGCATTCCTTGTTCTGTCTGTGATCGCTGTTCTCGTGACAGCGGTCCTTTCCGTTTTTCTGGGGAGCACCGACATCAGCTGGCAGACTGTGCTCCAGGCCCTCTTTGCACCGGATATGAGCAGCCACCAGCAGATCGCCGTTGTGGATCTGAGGCTGCCCCGCACGCTGGGAGATATCCTGGTGGGTGCCGGTCTGGCCGTCAGCGGTGCCATCATGCAGGGTGTCACCCGCAACCCGCTGGCCGATTCCGGCCTTCTGGGCATCAATGCCGGCGCCTCCTTCGCCCTGGCACTGTGCCTTGCCTTTCTGACCCACGTCAGTTTCGGCTTCACGATCCTGGCGTCCTTTGCCGGGGCGGCGGTTTCCATGCTCGCTGTCTTCGGCATCCTCCTGCTCAGGCACCGCAACCTGGATTCCGCGCGGCTTGTCCTGGCGGGACTGGCCGTGAGTCTGTTTCTCACCGCACTGACCCAGGGAATCGCGATTCTCACCAGTACCGGCCAGTCTCTGACGTTCTGGACAGCCGGAGGTGTGGCGGGCATCCGGATGGAACAGCTGCGTGTGGCGGCGCCGGTCATGATCCTGGCCCTGGCCGGTTCCGTTCTGCTGTCTTCGAAACTCTCGATCCTGTCCCTGGGGGATGAAGCCGCCCAGGGTCTGGGACTGGATCTCAACCGCACGAAATCGGCAGCCCTGATCCTGGTCCTGCTCCTGTCGGGATCTGCCGTAGCCCTGGCGGGACCGGTATCCTTTGTCGGGCTGCTCGTGCCCCATGTGGTGCGGCATGTCGTGGGCAGCACCTACCAGGCCATCATTCCGGCCTCCATGACCGCCGGGAGTGTGTTCATGCTTGTGGCGGACCTTGTGTCCAGAACCGTGAATGCGCCGGCGGAGACACCAGTCGGGCTCATTTTTGCGGTCATTGGTGTGCCGGTGTTCATTGCCATCAGCCGCCGGGGGATCCGACATGAAGAAGTCTGACAGAAGGCGCATCCGGGTCCGGTTTGCCATCCTGGCTGTACTGCTGCTCATCGGCATCCTCCTGGACATCAACGCCGGATATTCCGGAGCA includes the following:
- a CDS encoding ABC transporter substrate-binding protein, whose product is MHIHIRKLLAILAVFAMTLGFAACSASPDGGESTKMKTVQTDKGEVEIPEHPTRIISDYYLGEFLAVDVKPVIASPYALNNPYLKDYVEGIEPMNITSSESTLEQFAEAKPDLIVTITEADYEKYSKIAPTVYIQDGKRPDKETFRYIASLVGKEQAADDYIAKFNDKIESRKQEIQDIVGNQTVSILEVWPQEIYTMGSHFARGGSILYDMWGLKAPEAIQKDMVDGDEQYKVISLEAMPEYAGDFILYGVLDGTDPAFVTSSNLWNALPAVKNGKTLPYEQVSWMHRDPITLNAQADAFIAFFEQFKGK
- a CDS encoding DUF4143 domain-containing protein — protein: MAKTARMASSFLMCICMGPPLSRTDRLCVVYVPDSERSHLSGTGSPIFSKTFCNLMQDDFGRCSQKSEQWNGWQQTGIRKEGSKGQSFGRVLQFRECRKRVTVPAETLDHLRNCFTHHQSVPEPVHQQMLQLFYTCMIVGYDCRRNAGGRSGLCPVPGSGCVQSNAGKHSAPLQIRYCQIRQKYGKNKIWAIFDSIPAQLDSKISRFVLSRLKEGARMQRYENSFLWLREAGVALPRFNVSAPVTPLTLNGKRSFFKLFLCDTGSLCEASPGNLQVPLLQGEVGVNAGSLLENVFAQSIAAKDMVLCYYDQKKFGDLDFVLQNGRQVDLLENKSGSDWKKHPSLSKAIDSDQWEFARAFVFCKGNAEQEGPILYLPFYMIMFCQPEKRPETLLWKPEIDVLLSFGLEGQQRD
- a CDS encoding FecCD family ABC transporter permease — protein: MTAVLSVFLGSTDISWQTVLQALFAPDMSSHQQIAVVDLRLPRTLGDILVGAGLAVSGAIMQGVTRNPLADSGLLGINAGASFALALCLAFLTHVSFGFTILASFAGAAVSMLAVFGILLLRHRNLDSARLVLAGLAVSLFLTALTQGIAILTSTGQSLTFWTAGGVAGIRMEQLRVAAPVMILALAGSVLLSSKLSILSLGDEAAQGLGLDLNRTKSAALILVLLLSGSAVALAGPVSFVGLLVPHVVRHVVGSTYQAIIPASMTAGSVFMLVADLVSRTVNAPAETPVGLIFAVIGVPVFIAISRRGIRHEEV
- a CDS encoding carbon starvation protein A, which gives rise to MNGITLMIIAIVVLGAGYLVYGRWLARTWGIDETAPTPAYTQEDGVDYVPADTNVVFGHQFASIAGAGPINGPIQAAIFGWVPVLLWILIGGVFFGAVQDFASMYASVKSKGKGIGSIIEMYIGKTGKKLFLLFCWLFCILVVAAFADVVAGTFNGYAPDGATIEANGAVATTSMIFIGEAVFLGMILRYGRLNKWVNTAIAILMLVAAVALGMKFPMYLTQTTWHYIVFAYVFIACVVPVWALLQPRDYLNSYLLIFMIAAAVIGVFVSNPDVNLAAFTGFSVDGQMLFPILFVTIACGAVSGFHSLVSSGTASKQIKNEKDMLPVSYGAMIMESMLAVIALICVASFAGGEAANAGLVTQPQIFAGAIANFLEAVGLPWNLTFTLINLAVSAFALTSLDSVARIGRLSFQELFLDAEDDGRELTPTRKLLTNTYFSTALTLVLSLVLARIGYAEIWPLFGSANQLLSVLALVACAVYLRKTSRKSRMLYIPMVFMMAVTFTALSMTIYTLGTQFMTTGLSLGMSLQLVFAVLLLALGLVVAVQGIRALRGKPVEVPVFEEQELEAEEA